In the Gemmatimonadota bacterium genome, TAACCGCCGTGCTCCACAAGCTCAGCGTCGACGACCTGTTCCAGATCCTCCGGAACCCGAACAGCCCGGTCATCATCGCCAAGAAACTGGACTTCAAGGCCTACGGCATCGACGTGGACTTCGACGAGAAGTCGCTGCGCCTGATCGCCGAACAGGCCCACCGGTCGGGTACGGGCGCCCGCGGTCTCATCGGCGCGATGGAGCGGATCCTGATCCGGTTCGAGAAGAAACTGCCGTCCAGCACGGTGAAGCAGTTCAGCGTGACGGCCACGGTGGTGGAAAACCCGGAAAGCGAACTCGAACGGATCCTCGCGGAAGCGCCGCCCGAACCGGCCGAACTGGTGCAGGTGTACTACGCGGAACACGACATCACGCTCACGCTGGACGCAGCCGCGGCCGCCGCGCTGGAAGACCTGGCGGCGCAACAGGGGCGGACCACCGAGGAAATGGGGCTGGAACTGTTCAAGGACTACGTCCACGGGCTGAAGCTGATCCAGGCCAGGGAACTGAAGATCACCAAGGCAGCGATCGAGAACCCCGGAGCGTACCTGGACCGCCTGATCAAGAAGTTCTACGAAAACCAACCCAAGACGACCTGACGATCATCCACCCGAATCCCCTTTCATGATCCCGGTAGCCCTCACCATCGCGGGTTCCGACTCCGGAGGCGGCGCCGGCATCCAGGCCGACCTCAAGACATTCTCGGCCCACGGCGTGTACGGCATGTCGGCCGTAACGTCCGTGACCGCCCAGAACACCCTCGGCGTGCAGGCCGTCCACAACCTGCCGCCCGAGGCGGTGGCGGCACAGATCGAATCCGTCCTTTCAGACATCGGCGCCCGGGCCATCAAGACGGGCATGCTGGCCAACGCGGAGATCATCGCCGCCGTGGCGGACGCGCTGCGGGCGTATGGCGATGTCCCCCTGGTGGTGGATCCGGTGATGCTCGCCAAAAGCGGCGACGCGCTGCTGGAACCGGAGGCGGTCTCCACGCTGATCAAGCGGCTCGTCCCTCTCGCCGCCGTCGTCACGCCGAACCTGGACGAGGCGAAGGCGCTGACGGGCATCGAGGCGTCGGACGTGGACGGGATGAAGACTATCGCCCGGAAGCTCCACGAGATGGGGCCGCGCCACGTGGTCGTCAAAGGCGGCCACCTCGAGGGACCGGCCGTCGACGTGATGTTCGACGGCGCGGAATTCCGGACCTTTGAGGCCGAACGTATCGACACCCGGAGCACCCACGGGACGGGATGCACCTTCGCGTCCGCCATTGCCGCCGGACTGGCCAAAGGGGCCGGGGTGGCCGAAGCCGTGGAGTCCGCGAAGGCCTACCTCACCGGTGCCCTGCGCCACGCCGAACCCCTGGGCGGGGGGCACGGTCCGGTCCATCATTTCCACGAACTCTACCGCGACACCGAGCGCCTCTCGGTCCTGGACCAGTTGTCGGCCGCGGCGCACCGTCTTGAAAGCGCCCACGCGGGGGATCTCGTCCCGGAAGTACAGTGCAACCTGGGCATGGGACTGGCCGGCGCCCAGTCGGCGGACGACGTGGCCGCCTTCCCAGGACGGCTCATCCGCGTGCGCCGCGATATCCGCTCCGTGGCGCCCCCCGAGTTCGGCGCGTCCTCCCACGTGGCCCGGATCATCCTTACCGCCATGCGGAAGGACCCGGCCAAAAGGTCCGTGATGAACATCCGGTACGATGAATCGATCCTCGGCGCCTGCCGGGGACTGGGACTCTCGATCGCCTCCTTCGACCGGCACGAGGAGCCGCTCGAATCCAAAAGGCGGGAAGGTTCGACGTTAGAGTGGGGAACGGCCCGGGTCATCGAGGAGCAGGGGTTCGTGCCGGATATCGTCTATGACCTGGGGGACGAGGGGAAGGAACCCATGATCCGGGTCATCGCCGAGACCCCGAAGCGGGTCGTGGATATCGCACTGGCCGTGCTGGAAAAGTCCAGAGGGAAGTAGATCGGCCGCGCACAGCCTGCCGCCCGCCAACCCGGTCAATACCCCAGTTTGTGCATGTAGGCGCGTTCCCGCTTCATCTTCTCCAGATCGGGCAGGTCCGACTGGCTGGGGCACACGGTCACCCACCGGTCGTAACCGATCTCCTCCAGCGCCTTCATGGCGGCGCCGAAATCGAGCAATCCACCGTCACCGAGCTCGACGAAGCGGTAATCCTTGTAATCCTGCAGGTGCACGTACACCAGCCGGTCCCTGAAGTCCCGGATGGACTGGGCGGGATCGTAGTGCCAGAAAGCCGAATGGGAGACGTCGATGCATAGTTGCGCCCGCTTCATCAGGCGCATGAGCAGTTCCCATTCCTCCCGGGAATCGACCGTGGTGCTCGTATGGATGTGGTAGCACACGTCCAGGTCGTACTGGGATGCGTAGTCGGCGAATTCGTCGGACAGGTCCGCCAGGGCCCGGATGTCGTCCGGCGTCGAGGAGCGTCCGTAGGGACGGCCGGCGCCCATGAACATGAAGGTGTCCGCCTCCACGTCGGCGGCGAAATCGATGCGGCGCTTGTTCCGTTCCTTCATCTCGTGGTCCCCGTCGAGGGAGATGCCGCCGCCGGTAACCACGGCGACCTGCACGCCCGCGCGGTCCGAAATGGCCCTCACCCGACTGGCCGAACCCAGCCAGTCCAGCGACTGCCGGATCTCCCAGCCGTCCCAGCCGGTTTCCTTAAGCTGCCCGAGGATCTCGTCCAGGTCCGGGGTCTGCCACCGCAGTCCGCTGAATCCCAGTTTGAATTTCAAAGCGGCTCCTTTTCGCTGCGCCTTTATCCGGCCACTTCACCCGATATGGCGATCTTGCGGACCTCTTCGCCGTCGAGCCGGTAGTTGGTCGACAGCGCGTCGATGGCCTCGCCGACCCGGCTCAGCGGCAGGGTGTGGGAGACCATTTCCTCGAAGGGGTAGCGGCCCGATTCGAGGATGGGCAGGCCACGCACGAAATGCGTGATGGTGCTGGCCCAGACCCCGACGAGGGTGATGTGGCGGAACACGAAGTGGTTGAAGGGGTTCATGGAAACGTCGCCCGCGTCGGTGAAATGACCGCCTTCAACGTAGGTCCCGCCCCGCCGCAGCATCTCCACGCCCTCCGGAATGGCCGGCGGCACGCCCGTGCATTCGAAGACCACGTCGGCGCCGTAACCGCCCGGCGTCTCCGCCTTGACCGCTTCGATGCGTTCCTGCGCGTCCGGCACTTCCTCGATGTTGATGGTCACGTCGGCGCCGAAGGCCTTCGCCAGTTCCAGGCGCGATGCGGGCGCTCCGACCACGATGGTGCGGTGCGCGCCGGCCTCGATGGCCGCGGCCAGGCTGAACAGTCCGATTGCGCCGGCGCCCTGGATGACCGCGGTGGACCCGAGTTTCATCTGGGCCTTTTCGGCGAAGTGCAGGCCGACGGTGAAGGGTTCGAGCAGCACGGCGACTTCGGGGGAACTCTGAACCTTGAGAAACTTGCTGCGGGGTATGTTCAGCAGGACGTATTCCGCGTACCCACCCTGGAAGTGGGGCTTGATGTCGGCATAGGGCCGGAATCCGTAGGCCAGCACGTTGGGACAGAGCCCGGGCTCCCGCACCACCGCGCAGAAGTAGCAGGTCCCGCACTGCTGCCCCGGGATGATGGCGATGAGATCGCCCTCCCTGACCGGCTTGTCCATGGCGTCCGAATCGACGCCCGATCCCAGCTTCTCGATGACGCCCACGATCTCATGGCCGAGCACCAACGGGAAGGCCTTGCGCCGCGCGTGGCCTTGATAGACGTGCACGTCCGTGCCGCAGACGCCGCACATGGACTGTCTTACGAGCACCTCTCCCGGACCGGGGTCGGGGACCACCGCCTCGCCGACGGTGAACGTGCCCTTTTCCCCGCTCAGGATCGCCGCTCTTCCCGTTCGCGCCATTCAGCCTCCAGGATGCTTGCCGGCCGCTGCCGAGACCGCCGGGCCGGATCAGATTGCCTTTAGCCGTTGAAGCGTCGTTCCGCTTCCGCCCAGTCCACGACGTTCCACCAGGCCTCGATGTAGGCGGGACGCAGGTTCTGGTAATTCAGGTAGTAGGCGTGCTCCCATACGTCCAGTCCCAGGATGGCCGTCTTGCCTTCCATGATCGGGCTGTCCTGGTTGGCCGTGGAATAGACCTCGAGATTGCCCGCCCCGTCCTTCGCGAGCCAGGCCCAGCCGGATCCGAAGCGCGTCGCGCCCGCGGCAGCGAACTGCTCCTTCATCGCGTCGAGACCGCCGAAGGTACTGTCGATCGCCGCAGCCAGGTTGCCCGAGGGGTTTCCGCCGCCGCTGCCGCTCATGATCGTCCAGAACTGCGTGTGGTTGGCGTGGCCGCCGCCGTTGTTGCGCACGGCGGTCTTGATGGCGTCCGGCACGATGGCGCAGTTGTCCGCCAGCAGTTCGTCCAGGCTCTTGTCGGCCAGGTCGCCGTGGTCCGCCAGGGCGTTGTTCAGGTTGGTGATGTAGGTGTTGTGGTGCTTGCCGTGATGGATTTCCATGGTGCGCGCGTCGATGTGGGGTTCGAGCGCATCATGGGCATAGGGCAGATCGGGCAGCGTGAATGACATGGCACTCTCCTTTGGGGATGGTTCCGCACAACTGTTGAGAATCGCGGTGCCGGCCAGTCCGGCCAGGGCGCCGCCTGCTATTTTACCGATAAAACCACGACGGGAAAGGCCGGAGCCGGCGCTTTCCGCTTCGGCGTTCGTATCCGCTTCGGGGAACGAATGCGCTTCGGCGTTCATATCCGCTTCGGGGAACGAATGCGCTTCCGGGCTGGTTGGTTTCATAATTGAGCCTTTCTCTGTGCTTGTATGTTGCTGCGCCGGTGGTTCGATCCCGGTCTGGTGTACGCGCGCATCGACCTGAACTCCGGCACTTGGCATTGCTACACCGGTGCCACGACGTCTCCGAACAGCGTGAAGGGCGTTGAACCGCTCACGCGCACGGGCACGATCGTGTTGGACTCGATGTCCTCCCGCTCCGGAAACACGACGGTCTTGAAGGCGTCCGTCTTTCCGAAGAGCTTGTCGGCGTCCCGCCTGGAGCGGCCCTCGACGAGCACGTTCACGGTCTCTCCCCGGTACGCGCGGTTCCGGGTTTCGGAGATCGACTTCTGCATCTCGATGACGGCGGTCAGGCGCCGGCCCTTCACTTCTTCCGGCACGTCGTCGGCCAGCCGTTTGTGGGAAGCGGTCCCGGGCCTGGGGGAATACTTGAACATGAAGGCGCTGTCGAACCGCACGGTCCGCATCATCTCGCAGGTCGCCTCGAATTCCGATTCAGTCTCTCCGCAGAAGCCCACGATGATATCCGTCGTCAAAGCGATCCGGGGAATGCGTTCCCGGAGCCGCCGGACGACGTCGAGAAACACCTCCGGAGTATAGTCCCTGCGCATGCGGGAAAGGGTCGCAGGCGCGCCGGACTGCAGCGGAAGGTGCGTGTGGGGACAGATCTTCGGGGAAGCCGCCATGACCTCGATCAGCCGGTCCGGGAAATGCGCCGGATGGGGCGAAGTGAAACGGATGCGCTCGATGCCGTCGACTTCCGACGTCCTGGAAAGCAGGCCCGCGAAATCGACCTCGCCGTCCCGGTACTTGTTCACCGTCTGCCCGAGCAGGGTCACTTCCCGGTAGCCTTCCGCCGCAAGGCGCTCGACCTGGCGGATCACCTCGCCGTGGGGCGTGCTGCGCTCCCGGCCGCGCACGAAGGGCACGATACAGAATGAGCACATCTTGTCGCAGCCGCGCATGATCGTGACCCAGCCGTTAACGCCGGCTTCCCTGACGGGGTCGATGTCGAGATAGTGTTCCGCACGGTCCCAGGTCAGGCTCAGCGCCGGTTCGCTTTCCGCGTCCAGCGCGCGGAGCATGGCCGGCAGTCGCCGGTAGCTGTCGGGACCCGCGACCAGGTCGATGTAGGGCGCGCGCTCGATGATCCGGTCGCCGAGGTGCTGGGACATGCACCCGCACAGCCCCAGGATCAGGTCGGGGTTGGCCGTTTTGAACCGGTTCAGTTCGGACATGCGCCCGAGTACCCGTTGCTCCGCGTTCTCGCGGATGGCGCAGGTATTCACCAGGATCACATCGGCCCGGTCGACCCGGTCGGTGACCCGGTAGCCCTCGCGGGCGAGCAGCCCCACGATCAACTCGGAATCCGCCTTGTTCATCTGGCAGCCGTAGGTCTCCACGTACAGGGACCGTACCTGTACCGTGACAGATGCCGCAGGCGGATCGAGAACCGTGCTGTCCGTGCTTTCCATGCTGTCCAGGCTGACCAGGCTGACTGCCACCATGCATCTCCGTGAGATTTCGAGTTTTTTTTTTGATTCCGCTAATCTAAAAGTCCGGCCAGGTACCGTCAATCAAAAACATGCCCTGCGCGGCGCATCCGGAGCCTCAGTTGTTCCCGTCCTTCGCGGACTTCGTCGCGGGGCAGTCCACCCCGTTCCAGGCGGTCGTCCCCCGCGGATTCGAGCCGTTCGTAGAACGCCATCCCGAGCCGGGCAAATTCGGGCTCGGCCGGGTGATCGTCCATGGCGTGAAACAGGATGTCCTCGGCGCTGGCGTACCGGCCGTACCGTTCGTAGTAGGTGAACAGCAGCATCGAAGTCGACACGGGCAGTTCAACGTTCTCGAGAAGGCCGAGTAATTCGCCGATCGCTTCGTGGGGATCCGTAACGAGACCGGTGGTGCTGATATCTTCGCTGATCCAGCGAAAGTCCTCCGTTCCGATGGACGGTTCCACGGCGATTTCCAGATAGCAGTTGAGGGCTTTCAGGTACAGGCGGCGGCCGTCCTCCTCCTGCCCGTCCGCCACGGCCAGCGTTCCGTCCTCCTTGAACAGGCGGGCGGCCATGAGCGCGGTGTCCACGGCCCCTCCGCTCCGTTTCATAAGCATGGAGAGCAGGGTGCGTTCCGACAGCGCCATGACGGATGCCGTCGACAGGCCGAAGATGTCCTCCCAGGTCTGGGCGATGATCGAACGGGCGCGGTGGTAGTCCTGGTCGCGGCGTGCCCGGATCAACAGGATCAGCGCATCGATGAAAACGCGGATCGTCCTCATGATGTAATCCTGTCTGAACATCGAACGGATCCTCACTTGAGGGAACCGGCTCTCAATCCTTCCCGGTCGATACGCGTCAGCGTACCGCCGGCGGAGATCCAGTGGTAGGAGGTCCAGGACGGAAGCAAGCCGTATTCGGTGTAGGGCTGGAATGCCTACGTAATGGGAGAGACGTGCGGAGGACGGCTGAGGCACAGATAAAAAAACGGCAGGGAATGAACGAAGCCCCTGCCTCTCTGATGCTGTTTAGCGGTCGTTATGGATCAGCAGCCGTTTTCCGACCGGATGTACTGCATGGGATTGACGCGCCTGCGGTCCTTATGGACCTCGTAGTGCAGGTGGTTTCCAGTGGTTCTCCCCGTCATGCCCACACGTCCGATGATATCGCCGCGCTTAAGTTCCTCGCCCTTCTTCACCAGGATGGCGGAAAGATGACCGAAGCGGGTCTTGTATCCGTTCAGGTGGTCCACGTCGAGGTACAGGCCGTACCGGGGGTCCACGCCGGTCCGGGCCACGACGCCGCCTGCCGGCGACTTGACCGGGGTCCCGGGGGCCGCGGCGATATCGATCCCGTGGTGCATGGTGTAGAGACCGGTGAAGGGGTCGGTCCGCAGGCCGTACCGGCTGGTAATCACGCCGGTCACCGGAGTGATCGAGGGAACGAACTGCCAGCGGTCGTCGACCTCGCGGA is a window encoding:
- the thiD gene encoding bifunctional hydroxymethylpyrimidine kinase/phosphomethylpyrimidine kinase codes for the protein MIPVALTIAGSDSGGGAGIQADLKTFSAHGVYGMSAVTSVTAQNTLGVQAVHNLPPEAVAAQIESVLSDIGARAIKTGMLANAEIIAAVADALRAYGDVPLVVDPVMLAKSGDALLEPEAVSTLIKRLVPLAAVVTPNLDEAKALTGIEASDVDGMKTIARKLHEMGPRHVVVKGGHLEGPAVDVMFDGAEFRTFEAERIDTRSTHGTGCTFASAIAAGLAKGAGVAEAVESAKAYLTGALRHAEPLGGGHGPVHHFHELYRDTERLSVLDQLSAAAHRLESAHAGDLVPEVQCNLGMGLAGAQSADDVAAFPGRLIRVRRDIRSVAPPEFGASSHVARIILTAMRKDPAKRSVMNIRYDESILGACRGLGLSIASFDRHEEPLESKRREGSTLEWGTARVIEEQGFVPDIVYDLGDEGKEPMIRVIAETPKRVVDIALAVLEKSRGK
- a CDS encoding sugar phosphate isomerase/epimerase, yielding MKAQRKGAALKFKLGFSGLRWQTPDLDEILGQLKETGWDGWEIRQSLDWLGSASRVRAISDRAGVQVAVVTGGGISLDGDHEMKERNKRRIDFAADVEADTFMFMGAGRPYGRSSTPDDIRALADLSDEFADYASQYDLDVCYHIHTSTTVDSREEWELLMRLMKRAQLCIDVSHSAFWHYDPAQSIRDFRDRLVYVHLQDYKDYRFVELGDGGLLDFGAAMKALEEIGYDRWVTVCPSQSDLPDLEKMKRERAYMHKLGY
- a CDS encoding alcohol dehydrogenase catalytic domain-containing protein, translated to MARTGRAAILSGEKGTFTVGEAVVPDPGPGEVLVRQSMCGVCGTDVHVYQGHARRKAFPLVLGHEIVGVIEKLGSGVDSDAMDKPVREGDLIAIIPGQQCGTCYFCAVVREPGLCPNVLAYGFRPYADIKPHFQGGYAEYVLLNIPRSKFLKVQSSPEVAVLLEPFTVGLHFAEKAQMKLGSTAVIQGAGAIGLFSLAAAIEAGAHRTIVVGAPASRLELAKAFGADVTINIEEVPDAQERIEAVKAETPGGYGADVVFECTGVPPAIPEGVEMLRRGGTYVEGGHFTDAGDVSMNPFNHFVFRHITLVGVWASTITHFVRGLPILESGRYPFEEMVSHTLPLSRVGEAIDALSTNYRLDGEEVRKIAISGEVAG
- a CDS encoding superoxide dismutase, giving the protein MSFTLPDLPYAHDALEPHIDARTMEIHHGKHHNTYITNLNNALADHGDLADKSLDELLADNCAIVPDAIKTAVRNNGGGHANHTQFWTIMSGSGGGNPSGNLAAAIDSTFGGLDAMKEQFAAAGATRFGSGWAWLAKDGAGNLEVYSTANQDSPIMEGKTAILGLDVWEHAYYLNYQNLRPAYIEAWWNVVDWAEAERRFNG
- the miaB gene encoding tRNA (N6-isopentenyl adenosine(37)-C2)-methylthiotransferase MiaB; translation: MVAVSLVSLDSMESTDSTVLDPPAASVTVQVRSLYVETYGCQMNKADSELIVGLLAREGYRVTDRVDRADVILVNTCAIRENAEQRVLGRMSELNRFKTANPDLILGLCGCMSQHLGDRIIERAPYIDLVAGPDSYRRLPAMLRALDAESEPALSLTWDRAEHYLDIDPVREAGVNGWVTIMRGCDKMCSFCIVPFVRGRERSTPHGEVIRQVERLAAEGYREVTLLGQTVNKYRDGEVDFAGLLSRTSEVDGIERIRFTSPHPAHFPDRLIEVMAASPKICPHTHLPLQSGAPATLSRMRRDYTPEVFLDVVRRLRERIPRIALTTDIIVGFCGETESEFEATCEMMRTVRFDSAFMFKYSPRPGTASHKRLADDVPEEVKGRRLTAVIEMQKSISETRNRAYRGETVNVLVEGRSRRDADKLFGKTDAFKTVVFPEREDIESNTIVPVRVSGSTPFTLFGDVVAPV